DNA from Geobacillus vulcani PSS1:
ACAACTGGTTAAACTACTGTCAAGGAATCGAGAAAATGTCCAACTTTTCAGTTATTTAAAAACAATTTCTATGTAAGGGGGGTAAAAATGTTCGGAAATCACGGTCAACCGTTTCACCTTTCTGTTTTCCGCTCGGCCGATACTGCGCAGGAATTTTTGCGGCAATGCTATCAACAGCTGCGGCGAGATGACGCCGTCCAACGCAGTTATGCAAACTGTTACCCATTCTTATATTACTTGGAACATGGGCAAAACTTTTACGCCGCTGCCCAACAGGCGCCGCTGTCCATCAAGCCCGTTCTCTTGTTTTACGGCATGGTGCAGCTCTTAAAAGCATGCCTTCTCACTGTCGACCCTGACTACCCAGAATCGACATCGGTCTTGGCTCATGGTGTATCAGCAAGAAAACGAAAAAAACAGGGCTACGAATTTTTAGATGATGAAGTGAAAATACAAAAAAACGGTTTATTCACACATTTTTCTGAAAAAATGTTTCATGTGAAACAAGAAGCTGGGGAAAAATTTCGCATGGGCGCGCTGTTGCAACGAATTGGCGAACTGCATGAAACGTTTTTTCTTCTAAGCGGGCGAAAAAAAACGTTATCCTTGCCTGTTGTACATACCGCTTCGCCGCCGATGCTCGCCATCCCAAAAGTGATTTTGGATCACTACCATATGTCGCTATCCCGCTTTGTCCAATATCTCCGTGAAGAAGGACAAGGAAAGCGGCTTTCGTTCGCCAAAGAAGAAGGGGAATTTCTGTATTTTCATATAGAATCGCCGCTGTCACCAGCCGGAGAGGGACCATTTTTATTTCATCTTGACGGTACGCTCCGAATTCCTGTCAAGAAAGAAAAAACATTCTCACTTCCAGAAATACATGCCCATTACTTGTTGCTGTATAACTTGAGCATGATTTCGCGCTATGAGACGGAATGGTGGAGCGAACTTCTCCATTCTTACCCAAGCAAGGCATACACGTTTATTCTCGAGTTTCTCTCCGTGTCGGCGGAAAAAGTTCCGTTGTTGCTTAATGAATACTTAATGCGGAAATTTTTGGATTGAATCAAATCAAAAATCCCCTGCTGTGTACACAGCAGGGGATTTTCGCCTAGCAGCGACCTACTCTTGCAGGGGCGCTGGCCCCAACTACCATCGGCGCTGGAGGGCTTAACTTCCGTGTTCGGGATGGGAACGGGTGTTTCCCCTCCGCCATAGCCACTAGGCAAGCATTTGGATTATGACATCATTTATTATACTCGAAAAATAAACAATGTCAAGAAGGAAGTTCATTCCTTCAAAACTAGATAACCGTCGGAAGAAGCCGCGCTTCGTACTGTCTAGCTCCGGCCGCCATCGGCTCGCGACGCTTCGGTCCTGCTGCGGCGGCAACACATTGCATACGCTCCTGTGGCACCACCCACGCAGAACCAAGCTTTGCTTGGTTCGAGCCTCCTCGCAGGCCCTCCAGCGCGTTTCGCCGATAGGCAGGCGGCCTCCGCTTTTCGCACTGTCTAGCTCCGGCTCGCCTCCGCTCGGGGTCAAATAACCTTCTCCCTCGGGGTGCAAGCACCCCTGCGGGCGAAGAACATTTGCCCGTCGCGGCGA
Protein-coding regions in this window:
- a CDS encoding YaaC family protein produces the protein MFGNHGQPFHLSVFRSADTAQEFLRQCYQQLRRDDAVQRSYANCYPFLYYLEHGQNFYAAAQQAPLSIKPVLLFYGMVQLLKACLLTVDPDYPESTSVLAHGVSARKRKKQGYEFLDDEVKIQKNGLFTHFSEKMFHVKQEAGEKFRMGALLQRIGELHETFFLLSGRKKTLSLPVVHTASPPMLAIPKVILDHYHMSLSRFVQYLREEGQGKRLSFAKEEGEFLYFHIESPLSPAGEGPFLFHLDGTLRIPVKKEKTFSLPEIHAHYLLLYNLSMISRYETEWWSELLHSYPSKAYTFILEFLSVSAEKVPLLLNEYLMRKFLD